ACGATCGCGCGCGCCGAGAACGATGACGTCGTTGCGGCGTTTCTCGAATCCCATTCGGAATTTTCGCGCGACGCCGCGGACGCAGTGCCCGCGGCGCTCGTCGACGACAGCGGCGCGCTGAGGACTTTCCCGCATCGCGACGGACTCGACGGATTTTTCGCCGTGCGGCTCGTTCGCCGCCCTCCGAAGAAAGCGGAGCATTCGTGATTGGATCAGCGGCCTCGGTTGCGACCCTCGCCATCGGCCTGGCGACACTGGCCGCGGTCGCGGCCGGCGAGATTCCGCGCCTGAGGATGAATCGCGCGACGATGGCGGTGGTCGGCGCGACGGCGCTGCTGCTGGCCGGCTAGCCGGCGACCCGGACACGCGCAGTCGAGCAATCGATCAGGGCTGCGCGTTGGCGACCACCGCCGCGCTGCCGACGAGGCCGCGTTCGCGCAGGAAGCTCCCGACTGCGTCGGCAAGCACGACATTGCCGCGCGCGCTCAGATGCATGTGCACCGGATCGTAGAGCAGGGAGCCGGCACCTCGATCGCTCGCGGCGGCGCGAAGCTCGGGCGTAAGATCGTCGAACAGGATCCCGAGAGCCGGCGCGCGCGACGCAAGGAAGTCGCGCTGTTCTTCGTCGAGCCGCGTCAGCAGCGGCTCGATGGACGGATCGGAAAACCGCACGTGGCCGGCGTACGTGACGTGCGCCGACGGCGTGTACGTGACGACGGCTGAAAAACCGTGATCGCGAGCCATCGAAGCGAAGCGGCGCAGCGCCGCTTCCCAGACCTGCGGCGAGGTGGTTCCCGCCACCAGTCGCCGCGCCATCACGACTTCGTCGCGGTCGCGGTTCTCGACGTTGAACGCGAGGTCGCCGCCCTCGACGTCGATGCGATAATGGAAATCGATGCCGGTGCGCTCCCAGCCGGTCGCGGCGCCGGCGGCGAGCTGGCTGGCGGCGGCGAGCAGCAGGTTGAGCGCGTAGCTGTGGCGGCCCACCGAGCTGGCGAGCAGCTCCGGCGCGATCGGCTGCGGTCCGTCGCTGGGCGGCTGGCGGCCCTGTTCCACCGCCTCGTGGTAGTCCATGTAGCGCTGGGCGTCGCGCAGGTCGTTGCCTCCGTACACGTTCATCACGACGACGCGCGGGTGCTTGGCCAGGCCGAAAGACTCGAGGAGTTGCAGGTACTCGTAAGGACCGTTTCCGCCGAGGCCGAGACTGAACGTCGAGACTCCGTCCCTTTCGCCGAGCAGCGCCGGCCAGGCCTTCTCCGGCACCAGCGCATGACACCAGGTGAACGAATCGCCGATCGCGATGACGTCGATCCTGTCGTGGCCTTCGTAACGCCCCGGCGGGTTGCAGAAACCGGCTTCGTCGGTGAAGCGCGTCGCATGGTCCTGCGGCTCGTCGACCGACACGATGCGCGTGCGCGGCAGCTCGACGAAGAGCGGCGGCCCGCCGTCGTCGCGCTCGATGGAGCGGAACTCGTTCTGCAGCGGATAGGTACCCGATGCGATCGACGCGCGAAGGCCCGGCTCGAACAGCACGAGCATCTTCGGGGAGATGGCCTGGGGCGCGACGCGAAGCGCGAGCTCGAGCAGCACGAGCGCGAGGGCAATGCCGAGACCGAGGGCACTGGCCTGCTGCGCCCGCACCGTCGCGGCGGCTTCCTCGTCGCCGCCGGGCGGCGTAGTGATCCCGTTCATTGGTCGCGAAGTGTAGGTCCGGCAGCGACAGGCTCGCAACCCCGAACCGGCGCAACTGTGGCGACGAACGATCGCCGCCGGCTCGCCTGCGCAACGTCGCGCGGCGATCGACGCGCGGTTGCCCGCTTGCGGTCGCACTCGTATAAGGCCGCGTGATTCGCGTCGCCCCGTCGATCCTTTCCGCCGATTTCGGACGCCTCGCCGAAGAAGTGCGCGCAGTCACCGCGGCGGGTGCGGACTGGATCCACGTCGACGTGATGGACGGGCATTTCGTGCCCAACCTCACGCTCGGCCCCGATATCGTGGGCGCGATCGATCGTGCGACCGACCTTCCGCTGGACGTGCACCTGATGATCGAGCACCCGGAGCGCTACGTGGAGCAGTTCGTCGCAAACGGCGCCGATTACGTCAGCGTGCACCGCGAGGCGGTTTCCGACCTGCCGGCCTTGATCGACCAGATCGAGTCCTGCGGCGCCCGCGCGGGTATCGTCCTCAATCCCGGCACGCCGGTGGCGTCGCTGGGAGACGCGCTCGAGCGCGCCGACCTC
The sequence above is a segment of the Candidatus Binatia bacterium genome. Coding sequences within it:
- the rpe gene encoding ribulose-phosphate 3-epimerase, which translates into the protein MIRVAPSILSADFGRLAEEVRAVTAAGADWIHVDVMDGHFVPNLTLGPDIVGAIDRATDLPLDVHLMIEHPERYVEQFVANGADYVSVHREAVSDLPALIDQIESCGARAGIVLNPGTPVASLGDALERADLVLVMSVNPGFGAQAFMDVSLPKLAELRELREKNGWRYVLEVDGGIKTGNVQQVIDAGADVVVAGSAVFKSGDYAATIGALRGKTR